The stretch of DNA gaggtacacaagtcattcctcacctcatcgttcttcctattgaggtaCACAAGTCGTTCCATACCTCATCGtttttcctattgagctacacaagtcgttcctcacctcatcgttcttcctattgagctacacaagtcattcctcacctcctCTTTCTTTCTATTGAGCTACGCAAGTCATTCCTTACCTcattgttcttcctattgagctacacaagtcgttcctcacctcccctttcttcctattgagttacacaagtcattcctcacctcatcgttcttcctattgaggtaCACAAGTCGTTCCATACCTCATCGtttttcctattgagctacacaagtcgttcctcacctcatcgttcttcctattgagctacacaagtcattcctcacctcctCTTTCTTTCTATTGAGCTACGCAAGTCATTCCTTACCTcattgttcttcctattgagctacacaagtcgttcctcacctcccctttcttcctattgagctacacaattcattactcacctcactgttctccctattgagctaaacaagtcattcctcacatcactgttcttcctattgagctacacaagtctttcctcacctcactgttcttcctattgagctacacaagtcgttcctcacctcatcgttcttcctattgagctacacaattcattcctcacctcatcgttctccctattgagctacacaagtcattcctcacctcactgttctccctattgagctacacaagtcattcctcacctcactgttctccctattgagctacacaagtcattcttcACCTCACTGTTCACCCTATTGAgatacacaagtcattcctcacatcaccgttcttcctattgagctacacaagtcgttcctcacctcaccgttcttcctattgagctacacaagtcattcctctcCTCACTGTTCtacctattgagctacacaagtcgttcctgACCTCATcgttctccctattgagctacacaagtcattcctcacctcatcgttcttcctattgagctacacaagtcattcctcacctcatcattgttcctattgagctacacaagtcattcctcacctcatcgttcttcctattgagctacacaagtcattcctcacctcatcgttcttcctattgagctacacaagtcactCCTCACCTcttcgttcttcctattgagctacacaattcattcctcacctcatcattctccctattgagctacacaaatcattcctcacctcactgttctccctattgagctacacaagtcattccacacctcactgttcttcctattgagctacacaagtcattcttcacctcactgttctccctattgagctacacaagtcattcctcacatcaccgttcttcctattgagctacacaagtcattcctcacctcactgttcttcctattgagctacacaagtcattcttcacctcactgttcttcctattgagctacacaagtcattcctcacatcactgttcttcctattgagttacacaagtcattcctcacctcatcgttctatTTATTGAGGTACACAAGTCGTTCCATACCTCATCGtttttcctattgagctacacaagtcgttcctcacctcatcgttcttcctattgagctacacaagtcattcctcacctcctctttctttctattgagctacacaagtcattccttaCCTcattgttcttcctattgagctacacaagtcgttcctcacctcatcgttcttcctattgagctacacaattgattcctcacctcatcgttctccctattgagctacacaagtcattcctcacctcactgtccttcctattgagctacacaagtcattcctcacctcactgttctccctattgagctacacaagtcattcttcacctcactgttctccctattgagatacacaagtcattcctcacatcaccgttcttcctattgagctacacaagtcgttcctcacctcactgttcttcctattgacctacacaagtcattcctcacctcactgttcttcctattgagctacacaagtcattcctcacatcactgttcttcctattgagttacacaagtcattcttcacctcactgttcttcctattgagctacacaagtcattcttcacctcactgttcttcctattgagctacacaagtcattcctcacatcactgttcttcctattgaggtacacaagtcattcctcacctcatcgttcttcctattgaggtacacaagtcgttcctcaccttattgttcttcctattgagttacacaagtcgttccatacctcatcgttcttcctaataagctacacaagtcgttcctcacctcatcattcttcctattgagctacacaagtcgttcctcacctcatcgttcttcctattgagcttcacaagtcgttcctcacctcatcgttcttactattgagctacacaagtcgttcctcacctcatcgttcttcctattgagctacacaagtcattcctcacctcactgttcttcctattgacctacacaagtcattcctcacctcactgttcttcctattgagttacacaagtcgttccatacctcatcgttcttcctattaagctacacaagtcgttcctcacctcatcattcttcctattgagctacacaagtcgttcctcacctcatcgttcttcctattgagcttcacaagtcgttcctcacctcatcgttcttactattgagctacacaagtcgttcctcacctcatcgttcttcctattgaactacacaagtcattcctcacctcaccgTTCTCagtattgagctacacaagtaaTTTCTCACCTCACcattcttcctattgagctacacaagtcgtttCTCATATCACTTACCTGCTACTAACAGTGTTGCCCCAGCAGAACGAGTCCTCGCTGCCCTGGCCTCACTCGAGAAGGCTGTGAGTCCTAAAATGATGCCAGCAAAGCTGGACAGTATGGAGAGCAGCATGAAAGCTCGAGTGGCATCCCAGAAAGCTGAAGTAAAGAAACAGGGGCTTTAGCATAACATATGGAACATTGGGAGGCCCTCCTGCTGTTTGTGGGACATCAGTTATTCAGATTCTGGGGGGGGGCTTTATGTATTAATCTTGTTTGATAAGGAATAACAGGCAGGGGGCACAGAACATTTAAGGCACATTGGCATTGGCAGAAAGTCACTGGTACCAGCTGATACTATGGGTAATATGTACACCTGTCTGGTGATATTTACCCCTAAGTCTATATTTACTCCACATGGGCTGCAGTAATGCTGTGCTCTGGGCAAAAGAAGAAAATTCTGCATCAATAAGGGAACCTATGGCTGAGAAGGATGTTCCATCTTATTTAGGGAACCCAGGGTTGCAGGTTGGCAGGACAtctgaaaaaaacccagtggaccccACCAACCAAACCCTGCTCCCCACCAAGAAGCTTGGGTGCAGGTACAGGGGAGTTGGGTGGAGGATGGTGTCACCAGTTtgcaactggggggggggcactaaggtGGCAGCCTTTATGGACACCCCAGAGAGCTACAAACAGGGTAGGATTGGCCCACCCGGCATCACaagaaaacccggtgggccctggattGCAGTTGGATGGAAGTCGAGGAAGTAGTGCGGGATGGGAGGATGGGCCCTAAGGTCTAcaggtgggccccaggtaccccattCTGACACTGATTGCAAAGACTGAGAGGTGGGATAGGGCAGAGAGATAGAGATGATTGGGCAGAGAGAGAACAAAAGAGGCCAAGAAGATGGTGGTGCATTAGCTGTGAGTGAGtttgagtgtgagtgtgtacatGGTTTGTGGCACTGGATTAGCCCTGTGACTAGCGATTGGGCAACCCTTGGCCTTACCTACAGTGATGGTGTGGGCATGGCATTTCCCTGCCACACAGAACCTCCACAGTCCTTGGTTACTCAAGTTGCCAGAGTAACGATATTGCATCCAGAAGTCGGTCGCCGTGGCCACAATGAGCAGAACCAATCCGCAGACTGCGCAGAGCAGGCCACCTCCCATCATGGTGTACATGGTTAGCAGGTCGGTGCTTCTCACGGCTCCTACACAGCTCTCCTTCAGAAGAACACAAACCATTGGGCAGTGCAGGACAATCGCCAAGGGAACATGAGTTATGTGTTACAtgcagatcattatccccaaggtgtgggggtgcaggagtataggggggcagtggggtccctgactggtgtacaatatatgtgtgagatacagatcattatccccaaggtttgggggtgcaggagtataggggggccagtggggtccctgactgatgtacaatatatgtgtgagatacagatcattatccccaaggtgtgggggtgcaggagtataggggggcagtggggtccctgactggtgtacaatatatgtgtgagatacagatcattatccccaaggtttgggggtgcaggagtatagaggggccagtggggtccctgactgatgtacaatatatgtgtgagatacagatcattatccccaaggtttgggggtgcaggagtataggggggccagtggggtcactgactgatgtacaatatatgtgtgagatacagatcattatccccaaggtttgggggtgcaggagtatagaggggccagtggggtccctgactgatgtacaatatatgtgtgagatacagatcattatccccaaggtttgggggtgcaggagtataggggggtcagtggggtccctgactgatgtacaatatatgtgtgagatgcagatcattatccccaaggtttgggggtgcaggagtataggggggccagtggggtccctgactgatgtacaatatatgtgtgagatacagatcattatccccaaggtttgggggtgcaggagtataggggggccagtggggtccctgactgatgtacaatatatgtgtgagatacagatcattatccccaaggtttgggggtgcaggagtataggggccagtggggtccctgactcatgtacaatatcaatatatgtgtgagatacagatcattatccccaaggtttgggggtgcagcagtataggggggccagtggggtccctgactgatgtacaatatatgtgtgagatacagatcattatccccaagatttaggggtgcaggagtataggggggtcagtggggtccctgactgatgtacaatatcaatatatgtgtgagatacagatcattatccccaaggtttgggggtgcaggagtatagaggggccagtggggtccctgactgatgtacaatatatgtgtgagatacagatcattatccccaagatttaggggtgcaggagtataggggggccagtggggtacctgactgatgtacaatatcaatatatgtgtgagatacagatcattatccccaaggtttgggggtgcaggagtataggggggccagtggggtccctgactgatgtacaatatatgtgtgagatacagatcattatccccaaggtttgggggtgcaggagtataggggggccagtggggtccctgactgatgtacaatatatgtgtgagatacagatcattatccccaaggtttgggggtgcaggagtataggggggcagtggggtccctgactgatgtacaatatatgtgtgagatacagatcattatccccaaggtttgggggtgcagcagtataggggggccagtggggtccctgactgatgtacaatatatgtgtgagatacagatcattatccccaaggtttgggggtgcagcagTATAGGGGGGTCAGTGgttccctgactgatgtacaatatcaatatatgtgtgagatacagatcattatccccaaggtttgggggtgcaggagtataggggggccagtggggttcctggctgatgtacaatatatgtgtgagatacagatcattatccccaaggtttgggggtgcaggagtataggggggcagtggggtccctgactgatgtacaatatcaatttatgtgtgagatacagatcattatccccaaggtttgggggtgcagcagtataggggggccagtggggtacctgactgatgtacaatatcaatatatgtgtgagatacagatcattatccccaaggtttgggggtgcagaagtataggggggccagtggggtcactgactgatgtacaatatatgtgtgagatacagatcattatccccaaggtttgggggtgcaggagtataggggggccagtggggtccctaactgatgtacaatatatgtgtgagatacagatcattatccccaaggtttgggggtgcaggagtataggggggccagtggggtccctgactgatgtacaatatcaatatatgtgtgagatacagatcattatccccaaggtttgggggtgcaggagtatagggggccagtggggtccctgactgatgtacaatatatgtgtgagatacagatcattatccccaaggtttgggggtgcaggagtataggggggccagtggggtccctgactgatgtacaatatatgtgtgagatacagatcattatccccaaggtttgggggtgcaggagtataggggggccagtggggtccctgactgatgtacaatatatgtgtgagatacagatcattatccccagggtttgggggtgcaggagtataggggggccagtggggtccctgactgatgtacaatatatgtgtgagatacagatcattatccccaaggtttgggggggcaggagtataggggggccagtggggttcctgactgatgtacaatatatgtgtgagatacagatcattatccccaaggtttgggggtgcaggagtataggggggccagtggggtccctgactcatgtacaatatatgtgtgagatacagatcattatccccaaggtttgggggtgcaggagtataggggggccagtggggtccctgactgatgtacaatatatgtgtgagatacagatcattatccccaaggtttgggggtgcaggagtataggggggccagtggggtccctgactcatgtacaatatatgtgtgagatacagatcattatccccaaggtttgggggtgcaggagtataggggggccagtggggtccctgactgatgtacaatatatgtgtgagatacagatcattatcccca from Xenopus tropicalis strain Nigerian chromosome 8, UCB_Xtro_10.0, whole genome shotgun sequence encodes:
- the LOC101731523 gene encoding lens fiber membrane intrinsic protein, with protein sequence MYTMMGGGLLCAVCGLVLLIVATATDFWMQYRYSGNLSNQGLWRFCVAGKCHAHTITVAFWDATRAFMLLSILSSFAGIILGLTAFSSEARAARTRSAGATLLVAGFFALLALAVYTGVTVNFFGKRFADWRFSWSYILGWIGVILTVCAGIFHICAYVRRGPRDVPSVSDG